AGGGACGTGGCCACGCTGCCTGCTGCTTGCGGAGTTATTCCAGCCATGCGGGTGCCTTGGAGACCTTCCCGGGAATGCCAGAGGTCTTCCTCTGAGGCTGTCCAGCTGGCAACCTCCAGCAAGCAGCGTTACTCTTCCCTGTCCTCAAAATGTGCTCACTCCGCAGCCCTGGGGGCCGTGAGGCTCAGAGAGGAGGGCTGGGTAGATCAGAGCGTGGGTGGAAAGCCTCGTCCCGTCCCAGGTACCTGCTGGAGGCTCACAGCCCTCCCGCTCACCTTCCAGGCCCTTCATGCCAAACCTGGTGCCTCCCAAAATCCCCGATGGCGAGCGCCTGGATTTTGACGTGAGTAAcgtgcccagcccagccccttgGGGGCTCCCCTGGCTCCTGGGGGGTTGCGTTGTGCGAGCACGGCTGTCGCCCCCCTTTCTGTCCAATGCAGGACATCCACCGCAAGCGCATGGAGAAGGACCTGAATGAACTGCAGGCCCTCATCGAAGCCCACTTTGAGAgcaggaagaaggaggaagaggagctcaTCTCCCTCAAGGACAGGATTGTATGTCTGcagccttctcctttccttgctGTTGCCACCCTCAGCCCCGGGCAAACAGCCACAATCCTCTCCTCGCAGTCCCCACAGCAGGACCTGAGACATCCCCCCTTCCCCATGGGCCCCAGTCCCTGTGCTCCCCTGGGAGATGtgggcacagcagagctgcccttGGGGCTTTCAGGGCTTCAGGGGCCAGTGTTGTGTCCCTAGGGACACAGGGGATGGCCTGGGACATCCAGGCCATCGTCCTTGCCTCCCGCAGGAGCAGCGGCgggcagagagggcagagcagcagcggaTCCGCAGCGAGAGGGAGAAGGAGCGCCAAGCCCGCATGGCCGTGAGTCTTCCATTGGGGATGGGGGCTtgggcagcagcctcctgcagggCACGGGGCCCACCCTGGCCGTTCACCCCATGCGAGCCCGGCCATGGAGCACGTGGGAGCTGCGTTTTGCATGCAAGCTGGCCCACCAGGTCTCCATCCATCCCCTCCTGACCCACTGCTAAccctggcaggaggagagagctcgcaaagaggaagaggaggcccGGAAGAAGGCCGAGGAGGAAGCCCggaagaaaaaagctttctcCAACATGCTGCATTTTGGAGGTTACATGCAAAAGGTGCGATCCTGCCCCAGGGGTTGCAGCAAAGCCACTGGTGCTCCCAGGGGAAGCTCGACCATGGGCTGGCCCCTCAGCACCACGAAGATGCTCGGTGCTGGTAGCTCGGGGGTCCTACGGGCAGAAGAAGACAGGCCACCAAGGTTGGGTGACAGTGGTGACCAAAGTGGGCTGGGAGCCCTgcgctgcaggagctgggggtccgGCCTCACCCCAGGGACTGGGATGGGGCCTGGGGGCTGTGTCTGGTCCAGTGCTGCCAGCATGTCCTTGAGGACCTCGTGTGCTCCTGGAGTGCCAAACacagggggtgctgggaggcagggctggggatgggggcagagcaggggctgggtggGTTTCCTTCCCTCCGACGGACTGATGGCTTCTGCAGtcagagaaaaagggggggaagaagCAAACGGAgcgggagaagaagaagaagatccTCAGCGAGCGGCGGAAGCCCCTGAACATCGACCACCTCAGTGAAGACAAGCTGAGGTGAGGGGTGCTTCAGGAGGGATGTCCAGGACGGGGTCCCACCCGCTGGGTGACAGCACGGCTGGGACACGGGCTGCGCCACCCCAGGGTGGCTCTGCCAGGCCACCGTGCCAGGCTGCCGGTGACAGTGTCGGCCATCAGAGGGAGCCACGCTCACATGCCTGGGACACGCGTGTCCCCACGGCCCTGACACACGCGTGGGTCTGGCATCGTTGTCAGCACGTCCCCAGCTGGGCTCGGAGCCTGCGGGGACCCATGGGGGAGGAGGCAAGATGGTCCCTGCCgtgcagggggtggcactgcTGCCCCGTCCCCTGCAGCGAGCCTGCTGCCACATCCCTTTCCTGCACTGGCATCACCCGTCCCTTCCCACAGGGACAAAGCCAAGGAGCTGTGGCAAACCATCCGCGACCTGGAGGCTGAGAAATTTGACCTGCAGGAAAAGTTCAAGCGGCAGAAATACGAGGTGAGCCACCAGGTCCTCCCCGGGCTGACTCGCCCTCTGCGTGCCTGGCTGCGCCATCAGCTTCCCGTTTCGAACACCGGGTGGGCTGGGCACCAGCCGGAGATGTCCTGGGGAGCTGGCTGTGTCAGAAAAGACCCGTGCCCACCTTGGCATGGGGTGACAAACACCTAAGAGGCTCTACACAGTGGAAAGCAAAGCCACTTCTGCCTCCCATGTGAATATGAGCAGGGCTCAAACCAaccctcccagcagctgccatcCTGGGAGTGCCGAGCACGCAGCTGTGAAGTGCTGCAGGATGTGGCTGCGGGTGATGGCGGTGGCCCTGTGGCCTCCCAGCTCCCGGGGACTTGTACTCTGCTCCGCGATGGGCTTCCCACTGTGCCGCACATCACAGCCCTGTGCTAAAGCCCAGGCAGGGATGGCTGGGGAAGAGAGAGCAGTGCTGCACTTTCACCCTTTCCCCAgccaggcatggggcatcccGCCAAGCCTCACCACCCAcctgcatttctctttcagatCAACGTCCTCCGAAACCGCGTTAGTGACCACCAGAAGGTGTAAGTACCTGGGCTGGCCGAGCATCCTCCTTCACCACCCCCTGCCcttccagctccctgctcccctggacCCGGCTCCCTCCCCATATTTCTTCTGGCTGCCTCATGCCTGCTGGCACCCCGTGTTCATGGACCTGCAGGTCTGGCCCAGGGACCTCAGTCTGTGCCATTGCCATtctgctgccatccagaggttCCCACGTTCTCCCAGCTCCACCAGCTTCCCCCTGTCCCAAAGACCCTGGCTGGGGACAGACCCCAGGGAGAGGTCTCCGTACCTGGAGCCTTGTGTCCTCCAGGGTCCTGTCCACCTccagctgtccccatccctgcagggcCTCTGCCCAGCATCTCAGGGAAGGTGCTGGAGACCCCAGCTTACATAGAAGGGGAAATCCCATGGGCTGTGGAAGCTGTGCAGCCCCGCAAAGATAGGGGAGCTGGTCCCCATGCCCcttgtgcagggctggggaaccCTTCATAACACTCCCAGGGTGGAGGTGGGTGTTTAACCTGCACTGTCAGGGACACCATGCCGCTCTCACATCCCCATCCCACTCTGCCTCCTTGCATGAGATATGCTTAGCCTGCCCCTGAGTTAGCAGCATGCCCTCGTTGCAGTTAGCAGCATTCCCCCTGCATCCTCCCCTGCAGTTAGCAGCATCCCCCCCTTGCTCACACCaaatctctcttctcttctgcccTACCATGGCCTGTAACTGCAGCAAAGGGTGAGTACAGGCTGCGTGCCCCCACTGCATGAGTGCTGCATGGACCCCTGGTGCTGACATCAGTCCAGGAGTGGGGCTGAGGAAGGGGCTGGCCTGGGGACTGGCATCTGAGGGGGGTCAGTGACTCTCAGGATGCCAGAAATGCCTGTCAATGACCacctgagcctcctcctcctcctgatctaCGGCCAGTTCCCCCGGTTCTGGTTAAGGAGAGTGGTGCAGTGGGTCCTGGCTAACACCCTCACAGCTTCTGGACCTCAGGGGAAGGATCGTCCAGCCTCTGGGGTTGGAGatcctttgtt
The sequence above is a segment of the Anser cygnoides isolate HZ-2024a breed goose chromosome 25, Taihu_goose_T2T_genome, whole genome shotgun sequence genome. Coding sequences within it:
- the TNNT2 gene encoding troponin T, cardiac muscle isoform X1, which produces MLRNDQSSFNNLRLLSLPFLLCTHVLCEEEYVEEEEEEWIEEEDGQEEQVEEAEEETEETKAEEQEDETKAPGEGGEGDRDQEPGEGESKPKPKPFMPNLVPPKIPDGERLDFDDIHRKRMEKDLNELQALIEAHFESRKKEEEELISLKDRIEQRRAERAEQQRIRSEREKERQARMAEERARKEEEEARKKAEEEARKKKAFSNMLHFGGYMQKSEKKGGKKQTEREKKKKILSERRKPLNIDHLSEDKLRDKAKELWQTIRDLEAEKFDLQEKFKRQKYEINVLRNRVSDHQKVSKAARGKTMVGGRWK
- the TNNT2 gene encoding troponin T, cardiac muscle isoform X4, with protein sequence MLRNDQSSFNNLRLLSLPFLLCTHVLCEEEYVEEEEEEWIEEEDGQEEQVEEAEEETEETKAEEQEDETKAPGEGGEGDRDQEPGEGESKPKPKPFMPNLVPPKIPDGERLDFDDIHRKRMEKDLNELQALIEAHFESRKKEEEELISLKDRIEQRRAERAEQQRIRSEREKERQARMAEERARKEEEEARKKAEEEARKKKAFSNMLHFGGYMQKSEKKGGKKQTEREKKKKILSERRKPLNIDHLSEDKLRDKAKELWQTIRDLEAEKFDLQEKFKRQKYEINVLRNRVSDHQKVKG
- the TNNT2 gene encoding troponin T, cardiac muscle isoform X2 translates to MLRNDQSSFNNLRLLSLPFLLCTHVLCEEEYVEEEEEWIEEEDGQEEQVEEAEEETEETKAEEQEDETKAPGEGGEGDRDQEPGEGESKPKPKPFMPNLVPPKIPDGERLDFDDIHRKRMEKDLNELQALIEAHFESRKKEEEELISLKDRIEQRRAERAEQQRIRSEREKERQARMAEERARKEEEEARKKAEEEARKKKAFSNMLHFGGYMQKSEKKGGKKQTEREKKKKILSERRKPLNIDHLSEDKLRDKAKELWQTIRDLEAEKFDLQEKFKRQKYEINVLRNRVSDHQKVSKAARGKTMVGGRWK
- the TNNT2 gene encoding troponin T, cardiac muscle isoform X3 translates to MLRNDQSSFNNLRLLSLPFLLCTHVLCEEEYVEEGQEEQVEEAEEETEETKAEEQEDETKAPGEGGEGDRDQEPGEGESKPKPKPFMPNLVPPKIPDGERLDFDDIHRKRMEKDLNELQALIEAHFESRKKEEEELISLKDRIEQRRAERAEQQRIRSEREKERQARMAEERARKEEEEARKKAEEEARKKKAFSNMLHFGGYMQKSEKKGGKKQTEREKKKKILSERRKPLNIDHLSEDKLRDKAKELWQTIRDLEAEKFDLQEKFKRQKYEINVLRNRVSDHQKVSKAARGKTMVGGRWK
- the TNNT2 gene encoding troponin T, cardiac muscle isoform X5; its protein translation is MGQNCPRSVLCQGWGSRRAAGGMASCCLGCTAGLAPGPSTVCSAGGEGDRDQEPGEGESKPKPKPFMPNLVPPKIPDGERLDFDDIHRKRMEKDLNELQALIEAHFESRKKEEEELISLKDRIEQRRAERAEQQRIRSEREKERQARMAEERARKEEEEARKKAEEEARKKKAFSNMLHFGGYMQKSEKKGGKKQTEREKKKKILSERRKPLNIDHLSEDKLRDKAKELWQTIRDLEAEKFDLQEKFKRQKYEINVLRNRVSDHQKVSKAARGKTMVGGRWK